In Triticum aestivum cultivar Chinese Spring chromosome 5B, IWGSC CS RefSeq v2.1, whole genome shotgun sequence, the following proteins share a genomic window:
- the LOC123117500 gene encoding zinc finger protein ZAT5 — MGVGMKRAREEERVVSLALSLSTDSSATSTTTSDSSTGAPAMVPRKRARRGRAVATSGEGEFVCKTCGRAFETFQALGGHRTSHLRGRHGLELGVGVARAIKQRKRQEDKQHDCHICGLGFETGQALGGHMRRHREEMSLSGAMDRWVALSDQEAGHQHAAVDRPPVLLELFV; from the coding sequence ATGGGAGTGGGCATGAAGCGCGCGAGGGAGGAGGAGCGGGTTGTGTCGCTGGCGCTGTCGCTCAGCACAGACTCCTCGGCGACGTCCACCACGACGTCGGACAGCTCGACCGGTGCGCCGGCGATGGTCCCCAGGAAGAGGGCGCGGCGGGGGAGAGCTGTGGCCACGTCCGGGGAGGGGGAGTTTGTGTGCAAGACTTGCGGGCGTGCCTTCGAGACGTTCCAGGCGCTGGGCGGGCACCGGACCAGCCACCTCCGCGGCCGCCATGGGCTGGAGCTCGGCGTCGGCGTCGCCAGGGCCATCAAGCAGCGGAAGCGGCAGGAGGACAAGCAGCACGACTGCCACATCTGCGGGCTGGGCTTCGAGACGGGCCAGGCGCTGGGCGGGCACATGCGGCGGCACCGCGAGGAGATGTCACTCAGCGGCGCCATGGACCGGTGGGTCGCGCTGTCGGATCAAGAGGCTGGGCACCAGCACGCCGCCGTGGACCGGCCGCCAGTCTTGCTCGAGCTTTTTGTCTAG
- the LOC123117501 gene encoding zinc finger protein ZAT8 translates to MTKHQRAPADQLVSLSLSLSLGAVADRNTKRTRRAAAAAGGEFMCKTCHRSFPTFQALGGHRTSHLRGRNGLALALAGTGPEPRKATEQKQGHQCHVCGQGFEMGQALGGHMRRHREQEVAAAVAQAPPVLLELFV, encoded by the coding sequence ATGACGAAGCACCAGAGAGCGCCGGCGGACCAGCTGgtgtccctctccctctcgctctccctcggcGCCGTCGCCGACCGCAACACCAAGAggacgcgccgcgccgccgccgccgccggtggggAGTTCATGTGCAAGACGTGCCACCGCTCGTTCCCGACGTTCCAGGCGCTCGGCGGCCACCGGACCAGCCACCTCCGCGGCCGCAACGGGCTCGCGCTCGCGCTCGCCGGGACCGGGCCGGAGCCCAGGAAGGCCACGGAGCAGAAGCAGGGGCACCAGTGCCACGTCTGCGGGCAAGGGTTCGAGATGGGCCAGGCGCTCGGCGGCCACATGCGCCGGCACCGCGAGCAGGAGGTCGCCGCCGCCGTGGCGCAGGCGCCGCCCGTTCTGCTCGAGCTGTTCGTCTAG